One Algibacter sp. L3A6 genomic region harbors:
- a CDS encoding non-ribosomal peptide synthetase yields MNKINNFNPFSGPQLEKVIAITQSQAEIWISCNLGGVDANRAYNESISLVLEGELNHSALQNALQTLVQRHEALRSVFSRDGRFMSVMKFVSFEIEQHDLSQFTSEEKKQAIENYVSEDANFIFDLTKGPLIKFALIRKSNQEHDLLITAHHIICDGWSFGIMLEELGELYSAYATNKDYNLPDVDDYSAYVDNLIQFTGSEENIKTENYWLEQYQSIIQELTLPTDFARPKLRTFKSNRSDFSIDKDLLSKLKKIGIQSGCSFVTTLMAAFEVFLCKETGQDDIVLGLPAAGQSVTGKTQLIGHCVNLLPLRSKLDTSFSFGEYLKYRKNSVFDAYDHQQLSFGELLQKLPLHRDPSRVPLVPVVFNIDMGMTSQVNFEGLEYNVISNPRTSETFEIFLNATGTEEDFVLEWSYNSALFKPSTIERMMASFQSILESIVAQPNITIGEIVKVDASQYEELNRTQAVYPQMPLHDLIKEVSKTFTTKQALKFEKTEISYQELEVQVNQLSHYFVEQGVKSGDIVGVALPRSIELVVSLIALMQCGATYLPLDPNYPINRLEFMLDDSEANFLISSQIFSLSLKTDASVLLYEDVFSNLSKYPSAPLSLNVSNNEVAYILYTSGSTGKPKGVSVTHKNLVNFLFSMMLKPGIKNQDRLLSITTISFDIAGLELFLPLLVGATLVIANDDTARDSRLMLKLLKQERITMLQATPTTWQMLLDAGWENPLAIKALCGGEILPLPLAKKILSRVDELWNVYGPTETTIWSTVKQINKDDEQITIGTPIANTQIYLLNSQGLLVEAGKTGEICIAGDGVAKGYWRRPELTAEKFKSNDFDTEQQTKLYRTGDLGKLLPSGEILCLGRIDHQVKIRGHRIELGEIEEALDEETEILSSVVVVNSSRLMAFIITNEARDFSEDNMAKWKKNLFTKLPDYMVPQDFNLVTEFPKTLNGKIDRKSLLENASEKRETIHFTAPRNKTEQIVAAIWQESLGLGSIDVFANFFELGGHSLIALKVMVCIEKETGENYPLSSLLEHPTIEKLANFIDSDKDISNWTSLTPIKTSGTKVPLYVIHGADHNVLIFETLSRTLHKEQPVYGVQAKGLNGIDAPHDSIEKMAAHYVAEIVESNPTGPYAIAGYSLGGIIAFEMVKILKAQNRKVSSLIMLDSYVYPTYNYEVSFKKTRAHLSYSLGQVAFVAKMMLLDKENFSRWLDVIKIKIKSSYLRIKLGREAQHKLEYPWPLELDDMHRLAVNNYQIIPEDLEIDLLKVEDNNIFYAHDINYLGWREVAKGGVIRHVIPGNHKNMFQSPNDKVLGQILQAILDRDHD; encoded by the coding sequence TTGAACAAAATTAATAATTTCAATCCTTTTTCTGGCCCGCAACTAGAAAAGGTGATTGCTATAACGCAGTCTCAAGCAGAAATCTGGATTAGTTGTAATTTAGGTGGAGTTGATGCAAATAGAGCCTATAACGAATCAATATCTCTTGTTTTAGAAGGTGAGTTGAATCATTCTGCTTTACAAAATGCTTTGCAAACATTGGTGCAAAGGCATGAAGCTCTGCGCTCTGTTTTTAGTCGTGACGGACGTTTTATGAGCGTCATGAAGTTTGTTTCGTTTGAAATTGAACAACACGATTTATCACAATTTACTTCAGAAGAAAAAAAGCAGGCTATAGAAAATTATGTATCAGAAGATGCTAATTTTATTTTTGATTTAACAAAAGGACCACTAATTAAGTTTGCTTTAATAAGAAAAAGCAATCAGGAACATGACCTGTTAATTACGGCTCACCATATTATTTGCGATGGTTGGTCTTTCGGTATTATGTTAGAAGAGTTAGGTGAACTTTATTCTGCCTACGCTACAAATAAAGACTATAACCTTCCTGATGTAGACGACTATAGTGCTTATGTAGATAATTTAATTCAGTTTACGGGAAGCGAAGAGAATATTAAAACAGAAAATTATTGGTTAGAGCAATATCAATCAATAATACAAGAACTCACATTACCTACAGATTTTGCTAGGCCAAAACTTAGAACTTTCAAGAGTAATCGTTCAGATTTTTCGATTGATAAAGACTTATTATCTAAATTAAAGAAAATAGGAATACAATCTGGTTGTAGTTTTGTAACAACGTTAATGGCTGCTTTTGAGGTTTTTCTCTGTAAAGAAACAGGTCAAGATGATATTGTACTTGGTTTACCAGCAGCTGGACAATCGGTAACGGGCAAAACGCAATTAATTGGGCATTGTGTAAATTTATTACCACTTCGGAGTAAGCTCGATACTTCTTTTTCATTTGGGGAATATTTAAAATATAGAAAAAATTCTGTTTTCGATGCTTACGATCATCAACAGTTAAGTTTTGGAGAGTTATTACAAAAACTTCCACTACATAGAGATCCATCGCGAGTACCACTAGTTCCTGTTGTTTTTAATATTGATATGGGCATGACGTCTCAGGTTAATTTTGAAGGATTAGAATACAATGTAATTAGTAACCCGAGAACATCGGAAACCTTTGAGATATTTTTAAATGCCACAGGTACAGAAGAAGATTTTGTTTTAGAGTGGTCTTACAATTCAGCGCTTTTTAAGCCGTCTACAATAGAACGTATGATGGCTTCTTTTCAGTCTATATTAGAATCGATTGTAGCGCAACCAAATATTACCATCGGAGAAATTGTAAAGGTTGATGCTTCTCAATATGAAGAATTAAATAGAACACAAGCTGTTTATCCACAGATGCCTTTACATGATCTTATTAAAGAGGTGTCTAAAACTTTTACTACAAAGCAAGCCTTAAAGTTTGAGAAAACAGAAATTTCATATCAAGAATTAGAAGTTCAAGTTAATCAACTTTCTCATTACTTTGTAGAGCAGGGAGTGAAATCTGGTGATATTGTTGGGGTTGCTTTACCGCGTTCAATAGAGCTTGTTGTTTCATTAATTGCCTTAATGCAATGCGGAGCAACGTATTTACCATTAGATCCAAATTATCCAATAAATAGATTGGAATTTATGTTAGATGATTCGGAAGCAAATTTTCTTATTTCATCTCAAATATTTTCATTAAGTTTAAAAACAGATGCATCAGTATTATTATATGAAGATGTGTTTTCAAATTTATCAAAATACCCTTCAGCGCCACTTTCTTTAAACGTGAGTAACAATGAGGTTGCTTACATACTCTATACTTCAGGTTCTACAGGTAAGCCCAAAGGCGTATCGGTAACCCATAAGAATTTAGTCAATTTTTTATTTAGTATGATGCTTAAGCCAGGCATTAAAAACCAAGATAGATTATTATCGATTACAACAATTTCATTTGATATTGCTGGTCTTGAGCTTTTTCTACCGTTATTAGTAGGTGCTACATTGGTCATTGCTAATGATGATACGGCTAGAGATAGTCGTTTAATGTTGAAGTTATTAAAGCAAGAACGTATCACAATGCTTCAAGCAACGCCAACTACTTGGCAAATGCTATTAGATGCAGGATGGGAAAACCCGTTGGCGATTAAAGCGCTTTGTGGTGGTGAAATATTACCGTTACCTCTAGCAAAAAAAATATTAAGCAGGGTAGATGAGTTATGGAATGTTTACGGACCTACTGAAACTACAATTTGGTCTACCGTAAAGCAAATTAATAAGGATGATGAGCAAATAACAATAGGAACTCCAATAGCGAATACGCAAATTTATTTGTTGAACTCACAAGGTTTATTGGTGGAGGCAGGGAAAACTGGCGAAATTTGTATTGCTGGAGACGGTGTAGCCAAAGGTTATTGGAGGCGACCTGAGCTTACGGCAGAAAAGTTTAAAAGCAACGATTTTGATACGGAACAACAAACCAAACTTTACAGAACGGGAGATTTGGGGAAATTACTACCATCGGGAGAAATTTTGTGTTTAGGTCGAATAGATCATCAAGTTAAAATTCGTGGACATCGTATTGAGTTAGGTGAAATAGAAGAAGCTTTAGATGAGGAAACTGAAATACTGTCGTCTGTTGTGGTTGTTAATTCAAGTCGTTTAATGGCTTTTATTATTACTAATGAGGCTCGTGATTTTTCCGAAGATAACATGGCGAAATGGAAAAAGAATCTTTTTACTAAGCTTCCTGATTATATGGTGCCTCAGGACTTTAACTTAGTCACCGAATTTCCAAAAACATTAAATGGTAAAATAGACAGAAAGTCTTTATTAGAAAATGCTTCGGAAAAAAGAGAAACAATCCATTTTACAGCACCTAGAAATAAAACAGAACAAATAGTAGCCGCAATATGGCAAGAGTCTCTAGGGTTAGGTAGTATCGACGTATTTGCTAATTTCTTCGAACTTGGTGGCCATTCTTTAATAGCTTTAAAAGTTATGGTGTGTATAGAAAAGGAAACGGGGGAAAACTATCCGCTTTCTTCTTTATTAGAACATCCAACCATTGAGAAGTTAGCTAATTTTATAGATTCGGATAAAGATATTTCGAACTGGACTTCCCTTACTCCAATAAAAACTTCTGGAACTAAAGTGCCACTTTACGTGATACATGGTGCCGATCATAATGTTTTAATATTTGAAACCTTATCGAGAACGTTACATAAAGAGCAACCTGTTTATGGGGTGCAAGCAAAAGGCCTTAACGGCATTGATGCACCACACGATTCTATAGAAAAAATGGCGGCGCACTATGTAGCGGAAATTGTTGAATCTAACCCAACCGGACCTTATGCTATTGCAGGATATTCGCTAGGCGGAATTATTGCTTTTGAGATGGTTAAAATATTAAAAGCTCAAAATCGAAAAGTGTCGTCACTAATTATGTTAGATAGTTATGTGTACCCAACTTATAATTATGAAGTTTCTTTTAAGAAAACTAGAGCACATTTATCTTATAGTTTAGGGCAAGTTGCTTTTGTTGCTAAAATGATGCTTTTAGATAAGGAGAATTTTAGTCGATGGCTAGATGTTATAAAAATAAAAATTAAATCGTCTTACTTAAGAATTAAACTTGGGCGCGAAGCACAGCATAAATTAGAGTATCCTTGGCCTTTAGAGTTGGATGATATGCATAGGTTGGCTGTTAATAATTACCAAATTATACCTGAAGATTTGGAAATAGATTTACTTAAAGTTGAGGATAATAATATATTTTATGCTCATGATATCAACTATCTAGGTTGGAGAGAAGTGGCAAAAGGTGGAGTAATTAGGCATGTTATTCCTGGGAATCATAAAAATATGTTTCAAAGTCCGAATGATAAAGTGTTAGGGCAAATTTTACAAGCCATTTTAGATAGAGACCATGATTGA
- a CDS encoding 4'-phosphopantetheinyl transferase family protein, with the protein MIDSQIKTCCESIKLSFTEVYDVKLDEKGVKLFKFKISDYVNLLPELKLLLNTSEIERAQRYYHQKDSNRFIVCRGLLKLILAKEIGVDVSRIELSKDANKKPFLAFCPELHFNVSHAENYALIALGVQELGVDVEYLSKDFNFIEILPTVFSAPEISVVLTAENKNKTFYKLWTRKEAIVKATGNGIDDNLVEIDVLDEAEYIEASAFQSKQHMQVFSFDVDQDYIGALAFKKGRVDVDNIKLYPLDTLLKDFKHQI; encoded by the coding sequence ATGATTGATTCTCAAATTAAAACATGTTGTGAATCTATAAAATTAAGTTTTACTGAGGTTTATGATGTGAAGTTAGATGAGAAAGGTGTGAAGCTTTTCAAGTTTAAAATATCCGATTATGTAAATCTGCTTCCAGAATTAAAACTGCTTTTAAATACTTCGGAAATAGAACGCGCTCAAAGATATTATCATCAAAAGGATTCTAATAGGTTTATAGTGTGCAGAGGTTTGCTAAAACTAATTTTAGCAAAAGAAATAGGTGTAGATGTTTCGAGAATAGAATTAAGTAAAGACGCTAATAAAAAGCCATTCTTAGCTTTTTGCCCCGAATTACACTTCAACGTGTCTCATGCAGAAAACTATGCGTTAATAGCTTTAGGTGTGCAGGAATTGGGTGTGGATGTTGAGTATCTTTCCAAAGACTTTAATTTTATCGAAATTTTACCAACAGTTTTTAGTGCACCTGAAATTAGTGTGGTTTTAACTGCTGAAAATAAAAATAAAACATTTTATAAGTTATGGACTAGAAAGGAAGCTATTGTAAAAGCAACCGGAAATGGAATTGATGATAATCTTGTAGAAATAGATGTTTTGGATGAAGCAGAGTATATTGAGGCTAGTGCTTTTCAATCAAAACAACATATGCAAGTGTTTAGTTTTGATGTTGATCAAGATTACATAGGCGCTCTTGCATTTAAAAAGGGTAGAGTAGATGTTGATAACATAAAACTTTACCCTTTAGATACTTTATTAAAAGATTTTAAGCACCAAATATAA
- a CDS encoding response regulator — protein sequence MKKINLACIIEDDPTHVYITKRFLNLTGLVDSILICSNGKDAFTKLKAIISSGEKLPELILLDLNMPVWDGWQFLDAFKEIPVEDKIDIFILTSSNNEADIERAKNYNIDSNYIVKPITLEKLQDVIFGA from the coding sequence ATGAAAAAAATTAATTTAGCCTGTATTATTGAAGACGACCCAACACACGTTTACATTACCAAACGGTTTTTAAACCTAACCGGACTTGTGGATTCGATTTTAATATGCTCTAATGGAAAAGACGCTTTTACCAAGCTAAAAGCCATAATTTCTAGCGGAGAAAAGCTACCAGAACTAATATTATTAGATTTAAACATGCCTGTTTGGGATGGTTGGCAATTTCTAGACGCCTTCAAAGAAATACCTGTAGAAGATAAAATAGATATTTTTATACTTACAAGTTCTAACAACGAAGCGGATATAGAACGTGCAAAAAACTATAATATTGACAGCAACTATATTGTTAAGCCCATAACATTAGAGAAATTACAAGATGTTATATTTGGTGCTTAA
- a CDS encoding PAS domain-containing sensor histidine kinase has translation MNYLQKELYSSLKTNPKIFEFIEKNSLDGIWYSDLENPENEWMDDRFWEILGYNPQNMPYKSSTWREIINQDDLKAALINFNQHVADPSIPYDQVLRYTHKKGRTVWIRSKGMAIRNEEGKAIRMVGSHQEITELKENEEFLHRCNQEANIGFWDMSVENKTIKWSNTTKNIHGVSLDYKPCLETSINFYKEGSSRTKITELVFRALNFGEPFNDELQIVTLNGEYKWVKVIGFPEKIKDNYNRVYGTIQDINDLKKYQIKLEQSEQAFRGNFENAAIGMALFDNDKKWLKINQTFCDILGYTHDELSLLSFEDITHPEDLNTDAAEIEEIIDGARDHYKVDKRYFHKNGHLINIHFAVSVVRGTDNEVLYFISQIIDITLLKEQEKALKRIISITQDQNDRLKNFAHIVSHNLRSHSGGISALLQILRDDEPELFENEMIQLLETSSSNLQETINHLSEVVKINLSSNDNLSLIPLSNIINKQIASLTPIAEKNNIKITNNTEENIKVLGISAYVESIILNFITNAIKYSSSERDSFLNINSEKKGPYIIISFTDNGIGIDLDLNKNKLFGMYKTFHDNEDARGIGLFITKNQIETLGGKIEVTSELNKGTSFKVFFKHEKN, from the coding sequence ATGAATTATTTACAAAAGGAGCTTTACAGTTCTTTAAAAACAAATCCTAAAATTTTTGAGTTTATTGAAAAAAACTCATTAGATGGTATTTGGTACTCAGATCTTGAAAATCCTGAAAATGAATGGATGGACGATCGTTTCTGGGAAATTTTAGGGTACAACCCTCAAAACATGCCTTACAAATCTTCTACTTGGCGAGAAATTATAAACCAAGACGATTTAAAAGCTGCCCTAATCAACTTCAATCAACATGTTGCAGATCCTAGCATCCCGTACGATCAAGTACTAAGGTATACTCATAAAAAAGGTAGAACAGTATGGATTAGATCTAAAGGTATGGCTATTAGAAATGAGGAAGGCAAAGCCATTAGAATGGTGGGCTCTCATCAAGAAATTACCGAACTTAAAGAAAATGAAGAGTTTTTGCATCGCTGTAATCAAGAAGCCAACATTGGTTTTTGGGATATGTCTGTAGAAAACAAAACCATAAAATGGAGTAACACTACAAAAAACATACATGGTGTATCTTTAGATTATAAGCCTTGTCTTGAAACTAGTATCAACTTCTATAAAGAAGGCTCGAGCAGAACTAAAATTACAGAACTTGTATTTAGAGCTCTCAATTTTGGAGAACCTTTTAACGATGAATTACAAATTGTTACTCTAAACGGCGAATACAAATGGGTTAAAGTTATTGGGTTTCCAGAAAAAATAAAAGACAATTACAATAGAGTTTATGGCACTATACAAGACATAAACGATCTTAAAAAGTACCAGATAAAATTAGAACAAAGCGAGCAAGCCTTTAGAGGTAACTTTGAAAATGCAGCTATTGGAATGGCTTTGTTTGACAACGATAAAAAATGGTTAAAAATAAACCAAACCTTTTGCGACATACTGGGTTACACGCACGATGAGCTTTCTTTATTAAGCTTTGAAGATATAACACACCCAGAAGATTTAAATACAGACGCCGCCGAAATAGAAGAAATTATTGATGGCGCAAGAGACCATTACAAAGTAGATAAACGCTATTTTCATAAAAACGGACACCTTATTAATATCCATTTTGCAGTATCAGTTGTAAGAGGCACAGATAATGAGGTGCTTTATTTTATTTCTCAAATCATAGACATTACCCTTCTAAAAGAACAAGAAAAGGCTTTAAAACGCATTATTTCTATTACACAAGATCAAAATGATCGTCTTAAAAATTTCGCCCACATTGTATCGCATAACTTACGATCACATTCTGGAGGAATTTCGGCATTATTGCAAATTTTAAGAGATGATGAACCGGAACTTTTCGAAAATGAAATGATTCAGTTATTAGAAACCTCATCTTCTAATTTACAAGAAACTATTAACCACTTATCAGAGGTTGTTAAAATTAATTTATCATCAAACGATAATTTATCATTAATACCTTTAAGTAATATTATTAACAAGCAAATTGCATCTCTCACCCCTATTGCAGAAAAAAACAACATAAAAATCACAAACAATACTGAAGAAAACATTAAAGTACTTGGTATTTCTGCTTATGTTGAAAGCATAATTTTAAACTTCATAACGAATGCTATAAAATATAGTTCTAGTGAGCGAGACAGCTTTTTAAATATAAATTCGGAGAAAAAAGGTCCATACATCATTATATCTTTTACAGATAATGGTATTGGAATAGATCTTGATTTAAATAAAAACAAATTGTTTGGAATGTATAAAACATTTCATGACAATGAAGATGCCCGAGGTATTGGTTTATTTATTACAAAAAACCAAATAGAAACTTTAGGCGGAAAAATAGAAGTAACTAGCGAACTAAATAAAGGAACCTCTTTTAAAGTATTTTTTAAACATGAAAAAAATTAA